One genomic region from Actinomycetota bacterium encodes:
- a CDS encoding integron integrase gives MLDRLTLALRSRHYSRRTEKAYRLWVERYIRFHGIRHPGEMAEPEINEFLTHLATDLDVSSSTQNQALAGILFLYRHVLGREVGALDVVRARKPKHLPVVMTRDEVRSVLSRLQGQEWLMASLLYGSGLRLSECLRLRVLDVDFERGEVTVRSGKGAKDRVTMLPESLKAPLRDHLRHVRATHDADRAAGFGRAPLPEALDRKYPNAPAEWCWQWVFPQARRWRDPENGAQGRHHVDATVLQRAVKRAVREAGVPKHVGCHTLRHSFATHLLESGYDIRTIQELLGHKDVKTTMIYTHVLNKGGHGVKSPMDAL, from the coding sequence CTGCTCGACCGCCTCACGCTCGCCCTGCGCTCCCGCCACTACAGCCGCCGGACCGAGAAGGCGTACCGCCTGTGGGTCGAACGCTACATCCGCTTCCACGGCATCCGGCACCCCGGCGAGATGGCCGAGCCGGAGATCAACGAGTTCCTGACCCACCTGGCCACCGACCTCGATGTCAGCTCGTCGACTCAGAACCAGGCGCTCGCCGGCATCCTGTTCCTCTACCGCCACGTGCTCGGCCGTGAGGTCGGCGCGCTCGACGTGGTGCGCGCCCGCAAGCCCAAGCACCTGCCGGTGGTGATGACGCGCGACGAGGTCCGCTCCGTGCTGAGCCGGCTCCAGGGGCAGGAGTGGCTGATGGCGTCGCTGCTCTACGGCTCGGGGCTGCGCCTGTCAGAGTGCCTTCGGCTGCGCGTACTCGACGTCGATTTCGAGCGCGGCGAGGTCACCGTCCGCAGCGGCAAGGGCGCGAAGGACCGGGTGACGATGCTGCCCGAGTCGCTGAAGGCGCCGCTGCGCGACCACCTGCGCCACGTCCGCGCGACGCACGACGCCGACCGCGCCGCCGGCTTCGGCCGCGCGCCGCTGCCCGAGGCGCTCGACCGCAAGTACCCCAACGCTCCGGCCGAGTGGTGCTGGCAGTGGGTGTTCCCGCAGGCGCGGCGGTGGCGCGATCCCGAGAACGGTGCGCAGGGGCGCCACCACGTCGACGCGACCGTGCTGCAGCGGGCGGTGAAGCGCGCGGTGCGCGAAGCGGGCGTGCCGAAGCACGTCGGCTGCCACACGCTGCGGCACTCGTTCGCGACGCACCTGCTCGAGAGCGGCTACGACATCCGAACGATCCAGGAGCTCCTCGGCCACAAGGACGTGAAGACGACGATGATCTACACCCACGTGCTCAACAAAGGCGGCCACGGCGTGAAGAGCCCGATGGACGCGCTGTAG
- a CDS encoding BrnT family toxin: protein MVSFRFEYDEAKSRTNKLKHGIDFEEAQGLWSDRRLAASTARSETEPRILVTGMLGGKLWTAVVTWRSDRIRIISVRRARPREAQAYARQDHQR, encoded by the coding sequence ATGGTATCCTTTCGGTTCGAGTACGATGAGGCCAAGAGTCGCACGAACAAGCTCAAGCACGGAATCGACTTCGAAGAGGCCCAGGGGCTGTGGTCCGATAGACGTCTCGCCGCGTCGACAGCCCGCAGTGAGACCGAACCGCGGATCCTCGTGACAGGCATGCTCGGCGGCAAGTTGTGGACCGCCGTGGTCACGTGGCGGTCCGACCGGATACGCATCATCTCAGTCCGGCGCGCGCGACCGAGGGAGGCGCAGGCATATGCCCGACAAGACCATCAGCGCTGA
- a CDS encoding CopG family transcriptional regulator codes for MSAEEFDRRFDAGEDISDFVDWSTTRRPLEELLQTRRVNVDFPAWVVAAIDAEAKRLGISRQAVIKIWCAEQLDKKRAAG; via the coding sequence ATCAGCGCTGAGGAGTTCGATCGCCGCTTCGATGCGGGGGAGGACATCAGTGACTTCGTCGACTGGTCGACCACTCGTCGTCCTCTGGAGGAGCTCCTGCAGACGCGGCGAGTCAATGTCGACTTCCCCGCCTGGGTGGTCGCCGCAATCGATGCGGAGGCGAAACGACTCGGCATCAGCCGGCAGGCTGTCATCAAGATCTGGTGCGCCGAGCAACTCGACAAGAAGCGGGCCGCCGGCTAG